The following coding sequences lie in one Gadus morhua chromosome 20, gadMor3.0, whole genome shotgun sequence genomic window:
- the arhgap15 gene encoding rho GTPase-activating protein 15 isoform X1: MAGTSALRITNLQKAVRPLPQQLTVAPPVSVQLRTKTSSSPGERLSQSKSMVLQDSDLHQKPISRHRRNQSQHGIAGAGAMGTSSQVELQGEYLNKAKISDGGKKHRKNWTSTWVVLDADQLTFYKESKQEALANLKPGCKPDGVALCGALIDWTTEKSSRRNVLQITTHTGSEYLLQADCYTTICKWYDAIKKTVNSLSNGSGGLRPGKTGLRRSASTESIPRHSSLPAYGSASPSTKQRSMVYRRSINMFTSSKLKHSTSDSADKSGVKNRLKKFIIRRPSMKTLQEKGIIKDRVFGCHLLTLCEREGTTVPSFVKLCLETVERRGLTVDGIYRVSGNLSTVQKLRFMVDQEEELDLDASQWEDIHVVTGALKMFFRELPEPLFPFRFFELFVEAIKTKDRRQKVQAVKKLIQQLPKPNLDTMKLLFGHLQRVLACSTKNLMSSQGVSIVFGPTLMWPEMDCGNMAFNMLYQNQIVEFILMESRDIFDLGM, from the exons ATGGCAGGGACAAG TGCCCTCAGAATCACCAATCTCCAAAAGGCTGTGAGACCCCTGCCCCAACAGCTGACAGTGGCACCGCCAGTCAGCGTGCAGCTGCGGACGAAGACCTCTTCCAGCCCCGGGGAGCGGCTGAGTCAGTCCAAATCCATGGTGCTGCAGGACTCTGACCTGCATCAGAAACCA ATCTCTCGCCACCGGAGGAACCAGTCTCAGCACGGCATTGCTGGAGCCGGGGCAATGGGGACCTCA TCTCAGGTTGAACTGCAAGGGGAATATTTAAATAAGGCCAAAATATCAGACGGCGGAAAAAAGCATAGGAAAAACTGGACTTCCACGTGGGTCGTCCTGGATGCAGATCAGCTGACTTTTTACAAAGAAAGCAAGCAAGAGGCCTTAGCCAATTTG AAACCAGGATGTAAGCCGGACGGAGTGGCCCTGTGTGGAGCCTTGATCGACTGGACCACAGAGAAGTCAAGCAGAAGGAATGTGCTTCAG ATAACGACACATACCGGAAGCGAGTATCTTCTTCAGGCTGACTGTTACACCACCATTTGCAAATGGTATGACGCTATTAAAAAGACAGTCAATTCCTTG tccAACGGGAGCGGGGGCTTACGTCCCGGCAAGACGGGACTGCGGAGGTCAGCCAGCACGGAGAGCATCCCCAGACACAGCTCCCTGCCCGCATATGGATCAGCCTCCCCCAGCACAAAGCAGCGCAGCATGGTGTACCGCCGCTCTATTA ACATGTTCACCAGCTCCAAGCTGAAGCACAGCACCTCGGACAGCGCGGACAAGAGCGGAGTGAAGAACCGGCTCAAGAAGTTCATCATCAGGCGACCTTCCATGAAGACGCTGCAGGAGAAAGGCATCATTAAAG ACCGTGTGTTTGGGTGCCACTTGTTGACACTTTGTGAACGCGAAGGGACCACTGTGCCAAGTTTCGTTAAGCTCTGTTTGGAGACCGTGGAGCGACGAG gaCTCACAGTTGATGGCATTTACAGAGTGAGTGGTAATCTCTCTACCGTCCAGAAGCTGCGCTTCATGGTGGATCAAG AGGAGGAACTCGACTTGGACGCCAGCCAGTGGGAAGACATCCACGTCGTCACCGGCGCGCTCAAGATGTTTTTCCGCGAGCTGCCGGAGCCGCTGTTTCCCTTCCGATTCTTCGAGCTGTTCGTCGAGGCAATAA AGACCAAGGATCGGAGGCAGAAGGTGCAGGCTGTGAAGAAGTTGATCCAGCAGCTTCCAAAGCCCAACCTTGACACCATGAAGCTCCTGTTTGGTCACCTCCAGAG AGTCCTCGCCTGCTCAACGAAGAACCTGATGTCCAGCCAAGGAGTCAGCATCGTGTTCGGCCCCACCCTCATGTGGCCCGAGATGGACTGTGGCAACATGGCCTTCAACATGCTCTACCAGAACCAGATAGTGGAGTTCATCCTCATGGAGAGCCGCGACATCTTTGACCTCGGCATGTAG
- the arhgap15 gene encoding rho GTPase-activating protein 15 isoform X2, producing the protein MAGTRITNLQKAVRPLPQQLTVAPPVSVQLRTKTSSSPGERLSQSKSMVLQDSDLHQKPISRHRRNQSQHGIAGAGAMGTSSQVELQGEYLNKAKISDGGKKHRKNWTSTWVVLDADQLTFYKESKQEALANLKPGCKPDGVALCGALIDWTTEKSSRRNVLQITTHTGSEYLLQADCYTTICKWYDAIKKTVNSLSNGSGGLRPGKTGLRRSASTESIPRHSSLPAYGSASPSTKQRSMVYRRSINMFTSSKLKHSTSDSADKSGVKNRLKKFIIRRPSMKTLQEKGIIKDRVFGCHLLTLCEREGTTVPSFVKLCLETVERRGLTVDGIYRVSGNLSTVQKLRFMVDQEEELDLDASQWEDIHVVTGALKMFFRELPEPLFPFRFFELFVEAIKTKDRRQKVQAVKKLIQQLPKPNLDTMKLLFGHLQRVLACSTKNLMSSQGVSIVFGPTLMWPEMDCGNMAFNMLYQNQIVEFILMESRDIFDLGM; encoded by the exons ATGGCAGGGACAAG AATCACCAATCTCCAAAAGGCTGTGAGACCCCTGCCCCAACAGCTGACAGTGGCACCGCCAGTCAGCGTGCAGCTGCGGACGAAGACCTCTTCCAGCCCCGGGGAGCGGCTGAGTCAGTCCAAATCCATGGTGCTGCAGGACTCTGACCTGCATCAGAAACCA ATCTCTCGCCACCGGAGGAACCAGTCTCAGCACGGCATTGCTGGAGCCGGGGCAATGGGGACCTCA TCTCAGGTTGAACTGCAAGGGGAATATTTAAATAAGGCCAAAATATCAGACGGCGGAAAAAAGCATAGGAAAAACTGGACTTCCACGTGGGTCGTCCTGGATGCAGATCAGCTGACTTTTTACAAAGAAAGCAAGCAAGAGGCCTTAGCCAATTTG AAACCAGGATGTAAGCCGGACGGAGTGGCCCTGTGTGGAGCCTTGATCGACTGGACCACAGAGAAGTCAAGCAGAAGGAATGTGCTTCAG ATAACGACACATACCGGAAGCGAGTATCTTCTTCAGGCTGACTGTTACACCACCATTTGCAAATGGTATGACGCTATTAAAAAGACAGTCAATTCCTTG tccAACGGGAGCGGGGGCTTACGTCCCGGCAAGACGGGACTGCGGAGGTCAGCCAGCACGGAGAGCATCCCCAGACACAGCTCCCTGCCCGCATATGGATCAGCCTCCCCCAGCACAAAGCAGCGCAGCATGGTGTACCGCCGCTCTATTA ACATGTTCACCAGCTCCAAGCTGAAGCACAGCACCTCGGACAGCGCGGACAAGAGCGGAGTGAAGAACCGGCTCAAGAAGTTCATCATCAGGCGACCTTCCATGAAGACGCTGCAGGAGAAAGGCATCATTAAAG ACCGTGTGTTTGGGTGCCACTTGTTGACACTTTGTGAACGCGAAGGGACCACTGTGCCAAGTTTCGTTAAGCTCTGTTTGGAGACCGTGGAGCGACGAG gaCTCACAGTTGATGGCATTTACAGAGTGAGTGGTAATCTCTCTACCGTCCAGAAGCTGCGCTTCATGGTGGATCAAG AGGAGGAACTCGACTTGGACGCCAGCCAGTGGGAAGACATCCACGTCGTCACCGGCGCGCTCAAGATGTTTTTCCGCGAGCTGCCGGAGCCGCTGTTTCCCTTCCGATTCTTCGAGCTGTTCGTCGAGGCAATAA AGACCAAGGATCGGAGGCAGAAGGTGCAGGCTGTGAAGAAGTTGATCCAGCAGCTTCCAAAGCCCAACCTTGACACCATGAAGCTCCTGTTTGGTCACCTCCAGAG AGTCCTCGCCTGCTCAACGAAGAACCTGATGTCCAGCCAAGGAGTCAGCATCGTGTTCGGCCCCACCCTCATGTGGCCCGAGATGGACTGTGGCAACATGGCCTTCAACATGCTCTACCAGAACCAGATAGTGGAGTTCATCCTCATGGAGAGCCGCGACATCTTTGACCTCGGCATGTAG